The Arachis hypogaea cultivar Tifrunner chromosome 14, arahy.Tifrunner.gnm2.J5K5, whole genome shotgun sequence genome has a segment encoding these proteins:
- the LOC112798077 gene encoding probable protein phosphatase 2C 33 isoform X2, translated as MTQAVEVLNRYGTDLVGEARGSDSECLAGFECFLNIVRALGMGSCISEAGGHSPPLLPIQPDTNMDGGKKRRLKGSPSFDYKVPGRMHLNGSSDVASMYCKQGRKGINQDAMLVWENFCSKEDTIFCGVFDGHGPYGHRVARKVRDSFPLKLSAQWDFHRKSTDGLSDQGSAAGSYKSEEIGFRLVDEKPRLTDHEPDGTDTILTLKESFLKASKIMDKELKLHPDIDCFCSGTTAVTLVKQGKDLVIGNVGDSRAILGTRDHDDNLIAVQLTIDLKPNLPREEERIRLRKGRVFPLQNEPDVARVWLPNSDFPGLAMARAFGDFCLKDFGLISVPDVSYHRLTENDEFVVLATDGIWDVLSNEEVVDIVASAPRPSAARSLVESAVKAWRMKFPLCKVDDCAAVCLFVDSNSDSGSASTADDSTLEPPIDQSEQSSLLSEKGTGVDAEKQQQ; from the exons ATGACTCAG GCTGTGGAGGTTCTAAACCGGTATGGAACGGATCTTGTTGGTGAAGCCAGGGGTTCTGATTCTGAGTGTTTGGCGGGTTTTGAGTGTTTCTTGAACATCGTGAGGGCACTGGGGATGGGGTCATGCATCTCAGAGGCTGGTGGTCACTCTCCTCCCCTTCTTCCAATCCAGCCAGACACCAATATGGATGGTGGGAAGAAGAGGAGGTTGAAGGGTTCCCCTTCCTTTGATTACAAAGTGCCTGGGAGAATGCACCTGAATGGGTCCAGCGATGTTGCATCTATGTACTGCAAGCAAGGTAGAAAAGGGATCAACCAAGATGCTATGCTTGTTTGGGAG AACTTCTGTTCAAAGGAGGACACCATTTTTTGTGGTGTTTTTGATGGTCATGGACCTTATGGCCATAGGGTTGCAAGGAAAGTCAGGGATTCTTTCCCTTTAAAACTTAGCGCTCAATGGGATTTCCACCGCAAGAGTACAGATGGGCTGAGTGATCAGGGCAGTGCCGCAGGAAGTTACAAATCTGAAGAGATTGGGTTTAGACTGGTTGATGAGAAACCTAGATTGACTGATCATGAGCCTGATGGAACAGATACTATCTTGACATTAAAAGAATCCTTTTTGAAGGCTTCTAAGATTATGGATAAGGAACTGAAACTGCATCCTGATATTGATTGCTTTTGCAGCGGGACTACAGCTGTTACCTTGGTTAAGCAG GGCAAGGACCTTGTTATTGGAAATGTTGGGGACTCCAGAGCTATATTGGGTACCCGAGATCATGATGATAATCTTATTGCTGTTCAATTGACAATTGACCTCAAGCCAAATCTTCCCA GGGAAGAAGAGCGAATCAGGCTTCGTAAAGGAAGGGTCTTTCCCCTTCAGAATGAACCGGATGTTGCTCGAGTTTGGCTGCCTAACTCTGATTTCCCTGGTCTTGCTATGGCAAGGGCTTTTGGAGATTTTTGCTTGAAGGACTTTGGACTGATTTCAGTTCCAGATGTGTCATATCATCGCCTTACTGAGAATGATGAATTTGTTGTATTAGCAACAGATGGG ATATGGGATGTTTTATCAAATGAAGAGGTTGTGGACATCGTGGCATCTGCTCCACGCCCTTCTGCGGCTCGATCACTGGTGGAGTCAGCTGTTAAAGCATGGAGGATGAAGTTCCCTTTGTGCAAGGTTGATGATTGTGCTGCAGTTTGCCTCTTCGTTGATTCAAATTCGGACTCGGGTTCGGCATCGACCGCAGATGACTCAACACTAGAGCCACCAATTGACCAATCCGAGCAGTCTTCTCTCCTTAGCGAGAAGGGAACTGGCGTGGATGCTGAAAAACAGCAACAATAG
- the LOC112795459 gene encoding uncharacterized protein: MEFKEAVREYYIQEGRRIWFKKNDNVRMRAVCKDASCGWLVYASNNTENNCWQIKTFMDDHTCARETKNRLANRKWLACKLVKKLRKYPNLRHSEAAQYFKTKCDLELNKSSLTRALGDARSVVYGDATAQYGMVRDYGLTLLKSNPGSTVTVGVIPQPNPDDDPVFEKMYVCLEGCKKGFLAGCRPLIGLDGAFLKTRHGGQILSAIGQDANNHIYVIAYAIVPVENTEN; encoded by the coding sequence ATGGAGTTCAAAGAGGCTGTGCGTGAGTATTACATACAAGAGGGTAGAAGGATTTGGTTTAAGAAGAACGATAACGTGAGGATGAGAGCTGTGTGTAAGGATGCGAGCTGTGGCTGGCTTGTGTATGCCTCTAACAATACTGAGAACAATTGCTGGCAGATCAAGACATTCATGGATGACCACACCTGTGCAAGAGAGACCAAAAACAGACTAGCTAATAGGAAGTGGCTAGCCTGCAAATTGGTGAAGAAACTAAGAAAATACCCGAATCTGAGACACTCCGAGGCTGCACAATATTTTAAGACTAAATGTGATCTGGAACTAAACAAGTCTTCACTGACCAGGGCCTTAGGAGATGCTAGATCTGTTGTGTACGGTGATGCAACTGCCCAATATGGCATGGTGAGAGATTATGGGCTGACACTGTTGAAGAGCAATCCAGGATCCACTGTCACAGTTGGGGTTATACCTCAGCCTAACCCTGATGATGATCCAGTTTTCGAGAAGATGTATGTCTGTTTGGAGGGATGTAAAAAAGGATTTCTAGCTGGTTGCAGACCCCTCATAGGCTTGGATGGGGCTTTTCTGAAGACCCGGCATGGTGGTCAGATATTGTCTGCAATTGGCCAAGATGCAAACAATCATATATATGTTATTGCCTATGCAATTGTCCCTGTTGAGAACACTGAAAACTAG
- the LOC112798077 gene encoding probable protein phosphatase 2C 33 isoform X3 produces the protein MGSCISEAGGHSPPLLPIQPDTNMDGGKKRRLKGSPSFDYKVPGRMHLNGSSDVASMYCKQGRKGINQDAMLVWENFCSKEDTIFCGVFDGHGPYGHRVARKVRDSFPLKLSAQWDFHRKSTDGLSDQGSAAGSYKSEEIGFRLVDEKPRLTDHEPDGTDTILTLKESFLKASKIMDKELKLHPDIDCFCSGTTAVTLVKQGKDLVIGNVGDSRAILGTRDHDDNLIAVQLTIDLKPNLPREEERIRLRKGRVFPLQNEPDVARVWLPNSDFPGLAMARAFGDFCLKDFGLISVPDVSYHRLTENDEFVVLATDGIWDVLSNEEVVDIVASAPRPSAARSLVESAVKAWRMKFPLCKVDDCAAVCLFVDSNSDSGSASTADDSTLEPPIDQSEQSSLLSEKGTGVDAEKQQQ, from the exons ATGGGGTCATGCATCTCAGAGGCTGGTGGTCACTCTCCTCCCCTTCTTCCAATCCAGCCAGACACCAATATGGATGGTGGGAAGAAGAGGAGGTTGAAGGGTTCCCCTTCCTTTGATTACAAAGTGCCTGGGAGAATGCACCTGAATGGGTCCAGCGATGTTGCATCTATGTACTGCAAGCAAGGTAGAAAAGGGATCAACCAAGATGCTATGCTTGTTTGGGAG AACTTCTGTTCAAAGGAGGACACCATTTTTTGTGGTGTTTTTGATGGTCATGGACCTTATGGCCATAGGGTTGCAAGGAAAGTCAGGGATTCTTTCCCTTTAAAACTTAGCGCTCAATGGGATTTCCACCGCAAGAGTACAGATGGGCTGAGTGATCAGGGCAGTGCCGCAGGAAGTTACAAATCTGAAGAGATTGGGTTTAGACTGGTTGATGAGAAACCTAGATTGACTGATCATGAGCCTGATGGAACAGATACTATCTTGACATTAAAAGAATCCTTTTTGAAGGCTTCTAAGATTATGGATAAGGAACTGAAACTGCATCCTGATATTGATTGCTTTTGCAGCGGGACTACAGCTGTTACCTTGGTTAAGCAG GGCAAGGACCTTGTTATTGGAAATGTTGGGGACTCCAGAGCTATATTGGGTACCCGAGATCATGATGATAATCTTATTGCTGTTCAATTGACAATTGACCTCAAGCCAAATCTTCCCA GGGAAGAAGAGCGAATCAGGCTTCGTAAAGGAAGGGTCTTTCCCCTTCAGAATGAACCGGATGTTGCTCGAGTTTGGCTGCCTAACTCTGATTTCCCTGGTCTTGCTATGGCAAGGGCTTTTGGAGATTTTTGCTTGAAGGACTTTGGACTGATTTCAGTTCCAGATGTGTCATATCATCGCCTTACTGAGAATGATGAATTTGTTGTATTAGCAACAGATGGG ATATGGGATGTTTTATCAAATGAAGAGGTTGTGGACATCGTGGCATCTGCTCCACGCCCTTCTGCGGCTCGATCACTGGTGGAGTCAGCTGTTAAAGCATGGAGGATGAAGTTCCCTTTGTGCAAGGTTGATGATTGTGCTGCAGTTTGCCTCTTCGTTGATTCAAATTCGGACTCGGGTTCGGCATCGACCGCAGATGACTCAACACTAGAGCCACCAATTGACCAATCCGAGCAGTCTTCTCTCCTTAGCGAGAAGGGAACTGGCGTGGATGCTGAAAAACAGCAACAATAG
- the LOC112798077 gene encoding probable protein phosphatase 2C 33 isoform X1 has product MKKKRKEKKKSIVTAQNINGFHRIHETPVTHPRVTAVEVLNRYGTDLVGEARGSDSECLAGFECFLNIVRALGMGSCISEAGGHSPPLLPIQPDTNMDGGKKRRLKGSPSFDYKVPGRMHLNGSSDVASMYCKQGRKGINQDAMLVWENFCSKEDTIFCGVFDGHGPYGHRVARKVRDSFPLKLSAQWDFHRKSTDGLSDQGSAAGSYKSEEIGFRLVDEKPRLTDHEPDGTDTILTLKESFLKASKIMDKELKLHPDIDCFCSGTTAVTLVKQGKDLVIGNVGDSRAILGTRDHDDNLIAVQLTIDLKPNLPREEERIRLRKGRVFPLQNEPDVARVWLPNSDFPGLAMARAFGDFCLKDFGLISVPDVSYHRLTENDEFVVLATDGIWDVLSNEEVVDIVASAPRPSAARSLVESAVKAWRMKFPLCKVDDCAAVCLFVDSNSDSGSASTADDSTLEPPIDQSEQSSLLSEKGTGVDAEKQQQ; this is encoded by the exons atgaaaaagaaaagaaaagaaaagaaaaaaagtatagtcACAGCTCAAAACATCAACGGCTTTCATCGAATTCACGAGACGCCGGTGACGCACCCGCGCGTGACG GCTGTGGAGGTTCTAAACCGGTATGGAACGGATCTTGTTGGTGAAGCCAGGGGTTCTGATTCTGAGTGTTTGGCGGGTTTTGAGTGTTTCTTGAACATCGTGAGGGCACTGGGGATGGGGTCATGCATCTCAGAGGCTGGTGGTCACTCTCCTCCCCTTCTTCCAATCCAGCCAGACACCAATATGGATGGTGGGAAGAAGAGGAGGTTGAAGGGTTCCCCTTCCTTTGATTACAAAGTGCCTGGGAGAATGCACCTGAATGGGTCCAGCGATGTTGCATCTATGTACTGCAAGCAAGGTAGAAAAGGGATCAACCAAGATGCTATGCTTGTTTGGGAG AACTTCTGTTCAAAGGAGGACACCATTTTTTGTGGTGTTTTTGATGGTCATGGACCTTATGGCCATAGGGTTGCAAGGAAAGTCAGGGATTCTTTCCCTTTAAAACTTAGCGCTCAATGGGATTTCCACCGCAAGAGTACAGATGGGCTGAGTGATCAGGGCAGTGCCGCAGGAAGTTACAAATCTGAAGAGATTGGGTTTAGACTGGTTGATGAGAAACCTAGATTGACTGATCATGAGCCTGATGGAACAGATACTATCTTGACATTAAAAGAATCCTTTTTGAAGGCTTCTAAGATTATGGATAAGGAACTGAAACTGCATCCTGATATTGATTGCTTTTGCAGCGGGACTACAGCTGTTACCTTGGTTAAGCAG GGCAAGGACCTTGTTATTGGAAATGTTGGGGACTCCAGAGCTATATTGGGTACCCGAGATCATGATGATAATCTTATTGCTGTTCAATTGACAATTGACCTCAAGCCAAATCTTCCCA GGGAAGAAGAGCGAATCAGGCTTCGTAAAGGAAGGGTCTTTCCCCTTCAGAATGAACCGGATGTTGCTCGAGTTTGGCTGCCTAACTCTGATTTCCCTGGTCTTGCTATGGCAAGGGCTTTTGGAGATTTTTGCTTGAAGGACTTTGGACTGATTTCAGTTCCAGATGTGTCATATCATCGCCTTACTGAGAATGATGAATTTGTTGTATTAGCAACAGATGGG ATATGGGATGTTTTATCAAATGAAGAGGTTGTGGACATCGTGGCATCTGCTCCACGCCCTTCTGCGGCTCGATCACTGGTGGAGTCAGCTGTTAAAGCATGGAGGATGAAGTTCCCTTTGTGCAAGGTTGATGATTGTGCTGCAGTTTGCCTCTTCGTTGATTCAAATTCGGACTCGGGTTCGGCATCGACCGCAGATGACTCAACACTAGAGCCACCAATTGACCAATCCGAGCAGTCTTCTCTCCTTAGCGAGAAGGGAACTGGCGTGGATGCTGAAAAACAGCAACAATAG
- the LOC112798076 gene encoding disease resistance protein RPP13-like produces the protein MADGVVSFLIQNLSQLLVDEAKLLSGVEGKVKSLISELKFIDIFLKSSEGKRNNNIVKEVVNQIRDVAYEAEDVVDNYVANVSLHRSRSILGKMFHCVGQAMMLHNVDAEIENIKRSISEIYSNRDKYGIGEGEFQCGGEATPAATEALRKRRRDVEEEDVVGLVHESDTVIKKLLKTDSRLQIASIIGMGGLGKTTLARKIYNSKKVKEKYPFRAWGYVSNEYRAKELLLSLIRCLSTWKSNEESEEELKEHLRECLNGKKYLIVLDDIWKTEVWDDVKGAFPDDNNGSRILITSRIGEVAAYMGTMPPYFLPFLTEEQSWELFSKKVFRGEEDCPPDLKDLGMSIVESCSGLPLAIVVLAGHVSKKEKSLREWSRIKEHWLRVRDNNTVVVMDILKLSYDSLPQKLKSCFLYFAIYPEDYEIPARNLIQLWVAEGFIQIPETGTSDTLALEDIAEYYLEELVDRSLVQVASKRSDGGVKTCRIHDLLRDLCVSESKASKFIEIHRELDINKSNSRKMSFHHSTQFSSSPNKNNHFHTHSLFLFGEELTWDDESKGCKQFRKSFKLARVLHLNKVLLDLPPSGLKLMIHLRYLKIKTDSRSAENILDSISNLRNLETLHLSCDWVVSIPIKIWKLKRLRHFNLRIKEISQMSRVTNNERMSNLQTLCEVPLYSETISMLNNNGSFPNLKKLGLCFYPNFQQSSTGAANLSSLSMNHLSKLCTLKIRGDLFNPFSANGFKSTFFPSNIEKITLVDFKELDFKALGKLRNLRILKLRRGSTGDGIHCVAGEFPALQMLQMKEVKVERWIQDEGAMPSLSRLIIKGGAVEDLPLQLQSLASIK, from the coding sequence ATGGCAGATGGTGTCGTTTCCTTCCTGATTCAGAACTTGTCACAGCTGCTTGTTGATGAAGCGAAGCTGCTGTCCGGTGTGGAGGGAAAAGTCAAGTCCCTCATCAGCGAGCTCAAGTTCATAGACATCTTCCTCAAGAGTTCAGAGGGGAAGCGCAACAACAACATAGTTAAGGAAGTTGTGAACCAGATTAGAGATGTTGCCTATGAAGCTGAAGATGTTGTTGACAACTACGTCGCCAATGTTAGCCTCCACAGAAGCAGAAGCATCCTGGGGAAGATGTTCCATTGTGTTGGCCAAGCTATGATGCTTCATAATGTGGATGCTGAGATTGAGAATATCAAGAGATCCATTTCTGAGATATACAGCAACAGGGACAAGTATGGCATTGGAGAAGGTGAGTTCCAGTGTGGTGGAGAAGCTACCCCAGCTGCCACGGAGGCACTCCGGAAGAGGAGAAGGGATGTGGAGGAAGAAGATGTGGTTGGATTGGTTCATGAGTCTGATACTGTCATTAAGAAACTCTTGAAGACAGATTCACGGCTTCAAATAGCTTCCATAATTGGTATGGGTGGTTTGGGAAAGACTACCCTTGCTAGGAAGATCTACAATAGTAAGAAGGTGAAGGAGAAGTATCCATTTCGTGCATGGGGTTATGTGTCTAATGAGTATAGAGCTAAAGAGTTATTGTTGAGCCTTATTCGGTGTTTGTCAACATGGAAATCTAATGAAGAAAGTGAAGAGGAACTGAAGGAGCATCTAAGAGAGTGCTTGAATGGGAAGAAGTACTTAATTGTGCTTGATGATATTTGGAAAACAGAAGTGTGGGATGATGTAAAAGGAGCTTTTCCAGATGACAATAATGGTAGCAGAATCTTGATAACGAGTCGAATTGGAGAGGTAGCTGCTTATATGGGAACAATGCCTCCTTACTTCCTTCCATTTCTCACTGAAGAACAAAGCTGGGAACTTTTCTCCAAGAAAGTGTTTAGAGGAGAAGAAGATTGTCCACCTGATCTAAAAGATTTAGGCATGTCAATTGTTGAAAGCTGTAGTGGCTTACCTCTTGCTATTGTGGTGCTAGCTGGGCATGTTTCCAAGAAGGAAAAGTCTCTTAGAGAGTGGTCAAGAATCAAAGAACATTGGCTTCGTGTTCGTGACAACAACACTGTGGTGGTGATGGACATACTAAAACTTAGCTATGACAGTTTGCCTCAAAAATTGAAGTCTTGCTTTTTATACTTTGCAATCTATCCTGAAGATTATGAGATCCCTGCAAGAAACCTTATCCAGTTATGGGTAGCTGAAGGTTTTATACAAATTCCAGAAACTGGAACATCAGATACATTAGCACTGGAAGACATTGCAGAGTATTACTTAGAAGAGTTGGTTGATCGTAGTCTGGTGCAAGTGGCAAGCAAGAGGAGCGATGGGGGCGTAAAAACATGTCGAATTCATGATCTTCTTCGCGATCTTTGCGTATCTGAGAGCAAAGCAAGTAAATTCATAGAGATACACAGAGAGTTGGACATCAACAAATCCAACTCTAGAAAGATGTCTTTCCACCACAGCACACAATTCTCATCCTCACCAAACAAAAACAACCACTTTCACACACATTCCTTGTTCCTCTTTGGAGAAGAGCTTACCTGGGATGATGAATCAAAAGGATGTAAACAGTTCAGGAAAAGCTTCAAGTTGGCCCGTGTTCTACACCTCAACAAAGTGTTGTTGGATTTGCCACCTAGTGGCTTGAAGCTGATGATCCATCTAAGGTACTTGAAGATAAAAACAGATTCTAGATCTGCTGAAAATATTTTAGATTCTATATCCAACCTTAGGAATCTAGAAACACTGCATTTAAGTTGTGACTGGGTGGTCTCCATCCCAATCAAGATATGGAAGTTGAAGCGGTTGAGGCATTTCAACTTGAGAATCAAAGAGATTTCTCAGATGTCTAGAGTAACAAACAATGAAAGAATGTCCAACCTTCAAACCCTTTGTGAAGTACCTCTCTATTCAGAAACTATATCAATGCTTAACAACAATGGAAGCTTCCCTAACTTAAAGAAGCTGGGTTTATGTTTCTATCCAAACTTCCAGCAATCTTCTACAGGTGCTGCCAATCTTTCATCACTTAGCATGAACCACCTTAGCAAACTATGCACACTCAAAATAAGAGGTGATCTCTTTAATCCATTCAGTGCAAATGGATTTAAGTCAACGTTTTTTCCATCAAACATTGAGAAGATTACCTTGGTAGACTTCAAGGAATTGGACTTTAAAGCTCTGGGGAAACTCCGGAATCTGAGAATTTTGAAACTGAGAAGAGGATCAACAGGGGATGGTATTCATTGTGTGGCCGGAGAGTTCCCGGCGCTTCAAATGCTTCAGATGAAGGAAGTGAAGGTTGAGAGGTGGATACAAGATGAAGGTGCAATGCCAAGTCTTAGTCGTTTGATCATCAAAGGTGGTGCAGTGGAAGACCTTCCTCTACAACTTCAATCCTTGGCTTCCATTAAATAG